Proteins encoded in a region of the Stieleria neptunia genome:
- a CDS encoding arylsulfatase, with translation MKKMLHSVASQESNMTQMFGRLTRSVARRLHNRSMAVASLVGIALLTSILGVGRLPAQSADRPNIIYIMSDDMGYSDIGCYGSEIETPNLNALAEHGLRYTQFYNTARCCPTRASLLTGLYPHQAGIGHMMNDRGHDGYRGDLNRNCVTLAEALKPAGYRTYLSGKWHVTKMIRPENEADKHNWPRQRGFDRFYGTIHGAGSFFDPNTLTRDNQYISPAADPEYGPDDQTNGTFYYTDAIADHAVRFINEHHFETGDQPFFMYVSFTAAHWPMHALEKDIAKYKGKYDAGYDAIRTARYQKMIDLGVIDPNATTKFPIPERAKETEYWEWDKRNMEVYAAMIDNMDQGIGRILNALRDTGEFENTLICFFQDNGGCAESYGRGGNGNERSQTASLPALPDDYLQPDMQPKQTRDGFPVRAGKGVMAGPADTYIGYGRAWATVSNTPFREYKHWTHEGGISTPLIVHWPAKLTRHGELEHTPGHLVDLMATAVDVAGAEYPTVFHGGQKIKPMEGKSLVPTFDGKPVEREAIYWEHEGNRAIRVGDYKLVAKGVKGNWELYNIAADRSEQHNLADEQPQRVAKLAAMWQAYAERADVLPLNPRRNKR, from the coding sequence ATGAAAAAAATGCTTCACAGCGTTGCCAGTCAGGAATCCAACATGACACAGATGTTTGGCAGGTTGACGCGATCGGTCGCCAGGCGGTTGCACAACCGATCCATGGCCGTTGCAAGCCTGGTCGGGATCGCACTGCTCACCTCCATCCTTGGTGTGGGGCGTCTGCCTGCCCAATCGGCCGATCGTCCGAACATCATCTACATCATGTCCGATGACATGGGCTATTCGGATATCGGGTGTTACGGCAGCGAGATCGAGACGCCGAACTTGAACGCGCTCGCCGAACACGGGCTGCGTTATACCCAGTTCTACAACACCGCCCGCTGCTGCCCGACGCGGGCGAGTCTGCTGACCGGATTGTATCCGCACCAAGCCGGTATCGGCCACATGATGAATGATCGCGGCCACGACGGATACCGCGGCGATCTGAATCGCAACTGCGTCACACTGGCCGAAGCCCTCAAGCCGGCCGGCTACCGGACCTACCTGTCCGGAAAGTGGCACGTCACCAAAATGATCCGGCCGGAAAACGAAGCCGACAAACACAACTGGCCGCGGCAGCGCGGGTTCGACCGCTTTTACGGCACCATCCACGGCGCCGGAAGCTTCTTTGATCCAAACACCTTGACCCGTGACAACCAATACATCTCGCCCGCCGCCGATCCCGAATACGGTCCGGACGATCAAACCAACGGCACGTTTTACTACACCGACGCGATCGCCGATCACGCCGTTCGCTTTATCAACGAACATCATTTCGAAACCGGCGATCAACCCTTTTTCATGTACGTCAGTTTCACCGCCGCCCACTGGCCGATGCATGCGTTGGAAAAAGACATCGCAAAGTACAAGGGGAAATACGATGCCGGGTACGACGCGATCCGCACGGCGCGTTACCAAAAGATGATCGACCTGGGCGTGATCGATCCGAATGCGACGACGAAGTTTCCGATCCCTGAAAGGGCCAAAGAAACCGAATACTGGGAGTGGGACAAACGCAACATGGAAGTCTACGCCGCGATGATCGACAACATGGACCAGGGCATCGGGCGGATCCTCAACGCGCTCCGCGATACCGGCGAGTTTGAAAACACGCTGATTTGTTTCTTCCAAGACAACGGCGGCTGCGCCGAAAGCTATGGCCGGGGCGGCAACGGCAACGAACGCAGTCAAACGGCGTCCCTGCCCGCGTTGCCCGACGACTATCTGCAACCCGACATGCAACCCAAACAAACGCGTGACGGATTCCCGGTCCGCGCGGGCAAGGGGGTGATGGCGGGACCGGCCGACACCTACATCGGTTACGGACGCGCCTGGGCGACCGTCTCCAACACGCCGTTTCGAGAATACAAACACTGGACCCACGAAGGCGGCATCTCGACGCCGCTGATTGTTCACTGGCCGGCAAAGCTCACCCGTCACGGCGAACTGGAACACACGCCCGGGCATCTGGTCGATCTGATGGCGACCGCCGTTGACGTTGCCGGCGCAGAGTATCCGACCGTTTTCCACGGCGGTCAAAAAATCAAGCCGATGGAAGGCAAGAGCTTGGTGCCGACGTTTGACGGAAAACCGGTCGAACGCGAAGCGATCTACTGGGAACACGAAGGCAATCGTGCGATTCGAGTCGGTGATTACAAATTGGTCGCCAAGGGCGTGAAGGGAAACTGGGAACTGTACAACATCGCCGCCGACCGCAGCGAGCAACACAATCTGGCCGACGAACAACCCCAGCGAGTGGCAAAGCTGGCCGCCATGTGGCAGGCTTACGCCGAGCGGGCCGATGTCTTGCCTCTGAACCCGAGAAGAAACAAACGGTGA
- a CDS encoding signal peptide-containing protein, with the protein MFRAVKYSVAAFLAVLVGGVLLLGPGFFSYLRTSARSVRDSVQETVPVEFELRRARDLIEAILPELQAQVRMIAQEEVEISALQRDVSETEARLENELATLSKLRDQMRTQTVSYQVGGHRLTRSQLTEQLSRRLDRYKTGQLALASKERLLEKRNESLTAALASLDSMRHRKAELEQKVEALAAQSRLVQASKFESGIHVDGSELSQADQLLKQIEMRLAVAERVLDHQQDVFAIELTDEGQSEAQILADFDEYFDDTENRKTMVSVGDQ; encoded by the coding sequence ATGTTTCGAGCGGTCAAATACTCCGTCGCCGCATTCCTGGCGGTCCTGGTCGGCGGCGTCCTGTTGTTGGGGCCGGGGTTTTTTAGTTACCTCCGGACGTCGGCACGTTCGGTCCGTGATTCGGTCCAAGAAACCGTTCCGGTCGAGTTTGAACTGCGCCGCGCCCGTGATCTGATCGAAGCCATCTTGCCGGAGTTACAGGCGCAAGTGCGGATGATCGCCCAGGAAGAGGTGGAAATCTCGGCCCTGCAAAGAGACGTCTCCGAAACCGAAGCACGCCTCGAAAACGAACTGGCAACGCTTTCAAAGCTTCGCGATCAGATGCGAACACAGACCGTGTCCTATCAAGTCGGCGGCCATCGCCTGACGCGATCTCAACTCACCGAACAGCTTTCCAGGCGACTGGACCGCTACAAGACGGGACAACTCGCACTGGCCAGCAAGGAACGTCTGTTGGAAAAACGAAACGAATCGTTGACCGCGGCGCTCGCGTCACTGGATTCGATGCGTCACCGGAAAGCCGAATTGGAGCAGAAGGTCGAGGCCCTGGCCGCGCAATCTCGGTTGGTTCAAGCGTCCAAGTTCGAATCCGGAATCCACGTCGACGGCAGCGAACTGTCGCAGGCCGATCAGTTGCTGAAACAGATCGAAATGCGATTGGCGGTCGCCGAACGAGTCTTGGATCATCAGCAAGACGTCTTTGCCATCGAACTGACCGACGAGGGGCAAAGCGAGGCACAGATTCTGGCTGACTTTGACGAGTATTTCGACGACACGGAGAACCGAAAAACAATGGTCAGCGTTGGCGACCAGTAA
- a CDS encoding class I SAM-dependent methyltransferase encodes MIAPISADDLERCEDALRIALAHGTWDTALAAKIRSLVGEDLAAVVLVSLNLQSKARAKLGDGIWWCTERSLSQATPAPVAELKARWMNSGSVLDGCCGLGADTLAIAKRVGSGDVPVTAVDRDPMMVAMTTENLRMNVQSTVTQVAVRCDDVATVPIAADATVHLDPDRRDDAGRKVRPEDYSPTWDVVEEILDRCAAGIVKLAPAAVIEDRPERHRLWISLGGSVREQTLLTRQAIDRAAACFGHPLIEASRTSVVVRTDGGAVTYTGDGDDRAGRRVEKPLDYLADPDAAIRAAGLTESFAGQHGYSMIGGPSGFLTGDTAIESDLAICEPVIWSGACDDRKLRKTLRSMNCYPWRVKTRGVSQNPNVLEKRYRPCGERPVTLWIGKGSRRQFAAMSVPQASGHRHR; translated from the coding sequence ATGATTGCTCCGATTTCCGCCGACGACCTGGAACGCTGCGAAGACGCGCTGCGCATCGCATTGGCCCACGGGACTTGGGACACCGCCTTGGCCGCCAAGATTCGGTCACTGGTCGGCGAAGATCTGGCTGCCGTCGTCCTGGTGTCGTTGAATCTGCAATCGAAAGCCCGGGCGAAACTCGGAGATGGGATTTGGTGGTGCACCGAACGATCGCTCAGCCAAGCGACGCCCGCTCCGGTCGCCGAGTTGAAGGCGCGTTGGATGAACTCCGGCTCGGTACTCGACGGGTGCTGTGGCCTGGGGGCTGACACGTTGGCGATCGCCAAGAGGGTCGGGTCTGGCGATGTCCCGGTGACCGCGGTCGATCGCGATCCGATGATGGTCGCGATGACGACGGAGAATCTGCGGATGAATGTGCAGTCCACGGTAACGCAGGTTGCGGTCCGCTGCGATGACGTCGCCACGGTGCCCATTGCCGCCGATGCGACGGTTCATTTGGATCCCGATCGACGTGATGACGCTGGTCGCAAGGTACGCCCCGAAGATTATTCGCCGACGTGGGATGTGGTGGAGGAAATCTTGGACCGCTGCGCCGCCGGGATCGTCAAGCTGGCGCCTGCCGCAGTGATCGAAGACCGCCCGGAGCGGCATCGGCTGTGGATTTCACTCGGCGGCAGCGTCCGCGAGCAAACGTTGTTGACCCGGCAGGCGATCGACCGGGCCGCCGCATGTTTCGGCCACCCGCTGATCGAAGCTTCACGCACCTCCGTGGTGGTTCGCACCGATGGCGGCGCGGTGACCTACACCGGCGATGGGGACGACCGGGCGGGCCGCCGGGTCGAGAAGCCGCTCGACTACTTGGCCGATCCCGATGCCGCGATCCGCGCCGCCGGACTGACCGAATCGTTTGCCGGACAACACGGCTACAGCATGATCGGCGGACCCAGCGGTTTTCTGACCGGCGACACCGCGATCGAGAGTGACTTGGCGATCTGCGAACCGGTGATCTGGTCCGGTGCCTGTGACGACCGCAAGTTGCGCAAAACCTTGCGATCGATGAATTGTTATCCCTGGCGGGTGAAGACCAGGGGCGTGTCTCAAAATCCCAACGTGCTGGAAAAACGTTACCGACCCTGTGGCGAGCGACCGGTCACGCTGTGGATCGGGAAAGGATCCCGACGGCAATTCGCGGCGATGAGCGTCCCGCAAGCGTCCGGGCACCGTCACCGTTGA
- a CDS encoding amidohydrolase family protein gives MNFHCTMPSRFKILLASLLTLLFVVAAVPSVAADLDTSQEWAVENYPAPSRQQSIDCDTGTWMNLDVSPDGGQIVFDLLGDLYLMPITGADGTEATGKQFPKNLTNTVAWEMQPRFSPDGSQIAMTSDRTGNNKKAGDNLWIINLDGSSPTQVTSETYRLICNPVWSPDGQYLVGRKHFTSRRSLGAGEFWMYHRDAVASGATAGVQLTKRPNDQKDVNEQVFSPDGRYLYYSQDVTPGDTFEYDKNSHQGIYAFKRLDLVEGETETLIRGPGGACRPTPSPDGKTLAFVRRVGAKTGLHLFDLQSGEIRLVDDNLERDMQESWAIHGVYSAFDFAPDGRSIVIWAKGKIRRIDLESGDSEIIPFRIRDKRTVKTVVRHKTPVAEDEFDVKMLRDVAVSPTGDRVAYQALGYIYTKALPDGDPVRLTNQTQHFEFAPCFSRDGHYIVYTTWNDRDLGTIRIASTDPAADENWIVTEQPGHYTNPTFSPDGKRVVFERRGGGHLRSPLWSREQGVYQIHWRDGGAERITESGSDPQFAASGDRIFLTRRGGGKESDNVTLYSVDLSGQHARDHYTSDWATELQVSPDGKSLALIERFHVYVTPFVHAPSAIKVGPGGKGLPIAQVSEQAGDFVHFSGDGSALHWSLGPELFTCDVSRARGKLATDGAEPEQADPEREDAEQEDAEQEDAETDPEATEAGESSVPVVQNLHIGFTHPHAQPDATRVLVGGRIVTMGPAGVIEDGVVLIRGNRIVAVGNRDQVELPDDAIKTNLKGQIVLPGLIDTHAHGAQATAGITPQQNWIDYARLAFGVTTIHDPSNDTHSIFAASEMTKAGVIHAPRTFSTGKILYGATGSYKAEIESLADAEFHLKRMQAVGAFSVKSYNQPRRDQRQQVLAAARKLDMLVVPEGGSTFMHNMTMIVDGHTGIEHTLPVQTAYDDVMDLWRGTGVGYTPTLNVAYGGLSGERYWYEIDDLWLHTRLKTFIPPHILNPRARRREKSPLEDYNHIKVAEIARQVVEQGGLVQTGGHGQLPGICTHWEMWSFVQGGMTPMQALRCGTINGAKYLGLDDDLGSIEAGKLADLIVIRRGADPTKQIRDSEKIQFVIANGNLFEADRMNRIGDNAPRAEFYWEGNAGAGVLATASDAVGCSCHRGR, from the coding sequence ATGAACTTTCATTGCACCATGCCGTCCCGCTTTAAGATTCTGCTCGCCTCCTTGCTCACGTTATTGTTTGTCGTCGCCGCGGTCCCCAGCGTCGCCGCCGACCTGGACACGTCGCAAGAATGGGCCGTTGAGAACTACCCCGCCCCGAGTCGCCAACAGTCGATCGACTGCGACACCGGAACTTGGATGAACCTGGATGTCAGTCCCGACGGCGGCCAAATTGTCTTCGATCTGCTCGGCGACCTGTACCTGATGCCGATCACGGGAGCCGACGGAACCGAAGCGACGGGCAAGCAATTTCCAAAAAACTTGACCAATACGGTCGCTTGGGAAATGCAGCCACGCTTTAGCCCGGACGGCAGCCAGATCGCGATGACCAGTGACCGGACCGGAAACAACAAGAAAGCCGGCGACAACCTGTGGATCATCAATCTCGATGGATCTTCGCCGACCCAGGTGACCAGCGAAACGTATCGGTTGATTTGCAATCCAGTCTGGTCGCCCGACGGTCAGTACCTGGTCGGTCGCAAACACTTCACCAGCCGACGTTCGCTCGGTGCCGGCGAGTTTTGGATGTACCACCGCGATGCCGTGGCCAGCGGGGCGACCGCGGGCGTGCAGCTGACCAAGCGCCCCAACGACCAAAAAGATGTCAACGAACAGGTTTTTTCTCCCGACGGACGCTACCTGTATTACAGCCAAGACGTGACGCCGGGCGACACCTTTGAGTACGACAAGAATTCGCACCAAGGCATCTACGCGTTCAAGCGATTGGATCTGGTCGAAGGCGAGACCGAAACCCTGATCCGCGGACCCGGCGGAGCCTGCCGCCCGACGCCGTCGCCGGACGGCAAAACACTGGCATTTGTTCGCCGTGTCGGGGCGAAGACCGGATTGCATTTGTTCGATCTGCAGTCGGGCGAGATTCGACTGGTCGATGACAACCTGGAACGTGACATGCAAGAATCGTGGGCGATCCACGGCGTCTATAGCGCGTTTGATTTCGCCCCCGACGGTCGATCCATCGTGATCTGGGCGAAAGGGAAGATTCGCCGGATCGATCTTGAAAGCGGCGATTCCGAAATCATCCCCTTTCGCATCCGAGACAAGCGAACCGTCAAAACCGTCGTCCGCCACAAGACGCCGGTCGCGGAGGACGAGTTTGACGTCAAGATGTTGCGTGACGTCGCTGTGTCGCCGACCGGTGACCGGGTCGCCTATCAAGCACTGGGATACATCTACACCAAAGCCCTACCCGACGGTGACCCGGTTCGTTTGACGAATCAAACTCAACACTTTGAATTTGCACCGTGTTTCTCCCGTGACGGACACTACATCGTTTACACCACTTGGAATGATCGTGATCTCGGGACGATCCGAATCGCATCGACCGATCCGGCGGCCGACGAAAACTGGATCGTGACCGAGCAACCGGGACACTACACCAACCCGACGTTTTCACCCGATGGGAAACGGGTGGTGTTTGAACGTCGCGGCGGCGGCCATTTGCGGTCACCGCTTTGGTCACGCGAACAAGGGGTCTACCAAATCCATTGGCGCGACGGGGGAGCAGAACGGATCACCGAATCGGGGAGCGATCCGCAGTTTGCCGCTTCGGGCGATCGGATCTTCTTGACCCGCCGCGGCGGTGGGAAAGAATCGGACAACGTCACCCTGTACTCGGTCGACCTTTCCGGCCAACACGCCCGCGATCACTACACCAGTGATTGGGCGACCGAGTTGCAGGTCTCGCCGGACGGCAAGTCGCTGGCGCTGATCGAGCGGTTCCATGTCTATGTCACTCCCTTCGTTCACGCCCCGTCGGCGATCAAAGTCGGTCCCGGCGGGAAAGGGTTGCCGATCGCCCAGGTCAGCGAACAAGCCGGCGACTTTGTCCATTTCTCCGGTGACGGTTCGGCATTGCACTGGTCCCTCGGACCGGAACTGTTCACCTGTGACGTTTCCCGGGCGAGGGGCAAGTTGGCAACCGATGGTGCTGAACCGGAGCAGGCGGATCCAGAGCGGGAAGATGCGGAGCAGGAAGATGCGGAGCAGGAAGATGCGGAGACCGATCCCGAGGCGACCGAAGCAGGCGAATCGTCTGTGCCGGTCGTGCAGAACCTCCACATCGGATTCACCCATCCTCACGCCCAACCCGATGCAACACGGGTACTGGTCGGCGGACGGATCGTGACGATGGGGCCGGCCGGAGTGATCGAAGACGGCGTCGTCCTGATCCGGGGAAATCGGATCGTTGCCGTAGGAAACCGCGATCAAGTCGAACTGCCGGACGATGCGATCAAAACGAATCTCAAGGGACAAATCGTGCTGCCCGGGTTGATTGACACGCATGCCCACGGGGCCCAAGCCACCGCTGGAATCACGCCTCAACAGAATTGGATTGATTACGCCCGTCTGGCGTTTGGTGTCACCACGATCCATGACCCCAGCAATGACACGCACAGTATTTTCGCGGCCAGCGAAATGACCAAGGCGGGCGTGATCCATGCCCCGCGGACCTTTTCGACCGGCAAGATTCTGTACGGTGCAACCGGTTCCTACAAAGCCGAAATCGAATCCCTGGCCGACGCCGAGTTCCATCTCAAACGCATGCAGGCCGTCGGTGCGTTCAGCGTCAAAAGCTACAACCAACCGCGACGGGATCAACGGCAGCAAGTCTTGGCGGCGGCTCGAAAGCTGGACATGTTGGTCGTCCCCGAAGGCGGTTCCACGTTCATGCACAACATGACCATGATCGTCGATGGACACACCGGGATCGAACACACCCTGCCGGTGCAAACGGCTTATGACGATGTCATGGATCTATGGCGTGGCACCGGCGTGGGATACACACCGACGTTGAACGTCGCCTACGGAGGTCTTTCCGGCGAGCGTTATTGGTATGAAATCGACGACCTGTGGTTGCACACGCGTTTAAAAACCTTCATCCCACCCCACATCTTGAACCCCCGCGCCCGGCGCCGCGAAAAATCACCGCTGGAAGATTACAACCACATCAAGGTCGCGGAGATCGCCAGACAAGTGGTCGAGCAAGGCGGGCTGGTTCAAACCGGCGGTCATGGGCAACTTCCGGGAATCTGCACGCACTGGGAAATGTGGAGTTTCGTGCAGGGAGGAATGACTCCCATGCAGGCACTCCGCTGTGGAACGATCAATGGAGCGAAGTATTTGGGGCTGGATGACGATCTGGGATCGATCGAAGCGGGCAAGTTGGCGGACCTGATCGTGATTCGCCGGGGCGCCGACCCGACCAAGCAGATTCGCGATTCGGAAAAGATCCAATTCGTGATCGCCAACGGCAACCTGTTCGAAGCCGATCGGATGAATCGCATCGGAGACAATGCGCCCCGGGCAGAATTCTATTGGGAAGGCAACGCAGGTGCGGGGGTGTTGGCGACGGCATCCGATGCGGTCGGTTGCAGTTGCCATCGCGGGAGGTAG
- a CDS encoding RNA polymerase sigma factor has protein sequence MNEVDEHLLELVRAGDQEGWRQFVDRFQRRLIAFAVKRVGTVATAEDLVQETFVSFLSSREHYRAEGELESFLFQILRYRIIDHYRRSGIHREVPVCDFIGSDASDVVADAVSTEPGVSWYVRRDEQDERATRALAGAVRRLAQFLQSGERFKELQIAEGLFFARRRNRQLAAVMDCSENEIAVVKRRLIGRLRDDLSRSAEPLGDWGNDMTLASDLLSRVWESQRPSCPKRSTLGKFTLGILPPPWADYIEFHVRTLGCSFCRANLDELNPQTAAEDHQAARDRLVQSTIGFFSASVGPDDQIPQPE, from the coding sequence ATGAACGAAGTCGACGAACATCTCCTGGAATTGGTCCGGGCGGGGGATCAAGAGGGGTGGCGACAGTTCGTGGATCGTTTCCAGCGTCGCTTGATCGCTTTTGCGGTCAAGCGTGTGGGAACCGTGGCGACCGCCGAAGATTTGGTTCAAGAAACGTTTGTTTCGTTCTTGTCGTCGCGAGAACATTATCGAGCTGAGGGTGAACTGGAATCGTTTCTGTTTCAGATTCTGCGTTATCGCATCATCGACCATTACCGTCGCAGTGGCATCCATCGTGAGGTTCCCGTTTGTGACTTCATCGGGTCCGATGCAAGTGACGTCGTCGCCGACGCGGTCTCCACCGAACCCGGCGTCAGCTGGTACGTCCGTCGCGACGAGCAAGACGAACGAGCGACCCGGGCGCTCGCCGGCGCGGTGCGTCGCCTCGCTCAATTCCTTCAATCGGGCGAGCGATTCAAAGAGTTGCAAATCGCCGAAGGATTGTTCTTCGCACGGCGACGCAACCGACAGTTGGCCGCGGTGATGGACTGCAGCGAAAACGAAATCGCCGTGGTCAAACGACGTTTGATCGGACGACTGCGCGACGACTTGAGCCGATCGGCGGAGCCCTTGGGGGACTGGGGAAACGACATGACATTGGCCAGTGACCTATTGAGTCGCGTCTGGGAATCGCAGCGTCCCAGTTGTCCCAAGCGAAGTACGTTGGGCAAATTCACGCTCGGGATTCTGCCACCGCCGTGGGCAGACTACATCGAGTTTCACGTCCGAACCCTGGGGTGCTCTTTTTGCCGCGCCAACCTGGACGAACTCAATCCGCAGACGGCGGCGGAGGATCACCAGGCTGCCCGCGACCGATTGGTGCAATCCACCATCGGCTTTTTCAGTGCGTCGGTGGGGCCAGATGATCAGATTCCCCAACCTGAATAA
- a CDS encoding DUF1571 domain-containing protein, with protein MKPSPSAHWLPAVALLALTTTPPAAEDTPPQPSTRLVRSNTVSSNPQRVGIEKATARPTDSLNPLRAILIQGQESLERCRRDIQDYTCTLIAQERIDGRLQSVKCCQAKVKHHDDPGADGNGSISIYLKYEAPKSIKGREVLWIDGQNDGKMLVRKGGSRLAFITALIEPTSEMATQNSRYTIHDFGIQRLVERMIEFGSVELAGGECQTNVVEDVDVDGRRCKLFEVIHPERRDDLPFHCAKVYIDKELHLPTRFEAYDWPSEDDGQPVLIERYAYCDLQLNVGLTPKDFDKNSAEYQFR; from the coding sequence ATGAAACCGTCTCCCTCCGCGCATTGGTTGCCCGCGGTCGCACTGTTGGCACTGACGACCACCCCGCCGGCTGCCGAAGACACGCCGCCGCAACCGTCAACCCGTTTGGTTCGCTCCAACACCGTCAGTTCCAACCCGCAGCGTGTCGGGATCGAAAAGGCCACCGCTCGCCCAACCGATTCGCTGAACCCGCTACGTGCAATCTTGATTCAGGGACAAGAAAGCTTGGAACGCTGTCGTCGCGACATCCAAGATTACACCTGCACGCTGATCGCCCAGGAACGGATCGACGGACGACTTCAAAGTGTCAAGTGCTGCCAAGCCAAAGTCAAACATCACGATGATCCGGGCGCGGACGGCAATGGCTCGATCAGCATCTATCTCAAGTACGAAGCACCCAAATCAATCAAGGGCCGAGAGGTGCTTTGGATCGACGGTCAAAACGACGGCAAAATGCTTGTCCGCAAAGGCGGATCTCGGCTGGCGTTCATCACCGCACTGATTGAACCGACCAGCGAGATGGCGACGCAAAACAGTCGGTACACGATCCACGATTTCGGAATCCAGCGTCTGGTCGAACGGATGATCGAGTTCGGGAGCGTCGAATTGGCCGGCGGCGAATGCCAGACCAACGTGGTCGAGGATGTCGACGTCGATGGACGCCGCTGCAAACTCTTTGAAGTCATCCACCCCGAGCGGCGCGACGATTTGCCGTTTCATTGTGCCAAAGTCTACATCGACAAAGAACTGCATTTGCCGACTCGGTTTGAAGCGTACGACTGGCCCAGCGAAGACGATGGTCAGCCCGTCTTGATCGAACGCTATGCCTACTGTGATCTACAGCTGAACGTCGGTTTGACACCGAAAGACTTCGACAAGAACAGCGCCGAATATCAATTCCGGTAG
- a CDS encoding serine/threonine-protein kinase has product MPAFHYQPGDRPLEGFTIGHALGRGGFGEVYFATSDAGREVALKAVQNYEDVELRGIGHCMNLKSPHLVMIFDVKQGVDGTPWVIMEFVSGASLREILDASPEGIGPEQALFFVRELAKGIDYLHEAGIVHRDLKPHNIFFEDGIVKIGDYSLSKVITVSHASGHTMTVGSVHYMAPEISMGRYDKTVDLYALGVMLFEMLTGKPPFVGESVGEILMKHLAGEVDVSGLQEPFAGVVRKAMDRDPAKRFQSAWEMAAALGCETTSVTDDSIPASLSLVGQRSPSPSASIPPPIESIGVEDLADTVGTAHAISDTAESETLFDEPVRHEVLAARVRRMADVRYLARVGLSIGATLLLMTVAFAATDDVSGALDASTAVLMTLGIWLISMLLAIALVLVEPQKPRVVTALVSRLWLLGIWLLVYFFIANFLNNLSSYEVFVGCWLGTLVATMLMDWRSFRDPHRAQRVIVTRTLVAGAIGGLVSGASGWALGMYVVILDFAILSMAATMAAAITVQLTSIWVEPDQFSPNRHETTGTAASVDDTPSEAHGLDPANSSTPPTAERVS; this is encoded by the coding sequence ATGCCAGCTTTTCACTACCAACCGGGCGATCGGCCGCTGGAGGGGTTTACGATCGGGCACGCCCTCGGCCGCGGCGGATTCGGCGAAGTCTACTTTGCGACCAGCGATGCCGGCCGCGAAGTCGCTTTGAAAGCGGTGCAGAATTACGAGGACGTCGAACTGCGCGGGATCGGGCACTGCATGAATTTAAAGTCGCCGCATCTGGTGATGATTTTCGATGTCAAACAGGGAGTCGACGGAACGCCCTGGGTGATCATGGAATTTGTCTCGGGCGCATCGCTGCGCGAGATCTTGGATGCGTCGCCGGAGGGGATCGGGCCGGAGCAGGCGTTGTTCTTTGTTCGCGAATTGGCCAAGGGCATCGACTATCTGCATGAAGCCGGAATCGTGCACCGCGATTTAAAGCCGCACAACATTTTCTTCGAAGACGGCATCGTCAAGATCGGCGATTACAGTTTGAGCAAAGTGATCACGGTCAGTCACGCCAGCGGTCATACGATGACCGTCGGCAGCGTGCATTACATGGCGCCGGAAATCAGCATGGGCCGGTACGACAAAACGGTCGACCTGTATGCGCTCGGCGTCATGCTGTTCGAAATGCTGACCGGCAAACCGCCGTTTGTGGGAGAAAGTGTCGGCGAGATTTTGATGAAACATTTGGCGGGCGAAGTCGACGTCAGCGGATTGCAAGAACCCTTTGCCGGCGTCGTGCGAAAAGCGATGGACCGAGATCCGGCAAAGCGATTTCAGTCGGCTTGGGAAATGGCCGCGGCACTCGGCTGCGAGACGACGAGTGTGACGGACGATTCGATTCCTGCCAGTTTGTCGCTGGTCGGGCAAAGATCACCCTCTCCATCAGCTTCGATACCGCCGCCAATCGAATCGATCGGTGTCGAAGACCTGGCCGATACCGTCGGCACGGCGCACGCGATCAGCGATACCGCCGAATCGGAAACGTTGTTCGATGAACCCGTTCGCCATGAAGTGCTCGCGGCGCGGGTGCGGCGGATGGCCGACGTCCGGTACTTGGCCCGCGTGGGACTCTCAATCGGTGCAACGCTTCTTTTGATGACGGTGGCATTCGCAGCCACGGATGACGTTTCTGGGGCTCTCGATGCGTCGACCGCCGTGCTGATGACGCTCGGGATTTGGCTGATTTCGATGTTATTGGCCATCGCGCTCGTTCTTGTCGAACCTCAAAAGCCCCGCGTTGTCACCGCATTGGTCTCCCGACTCTGGTTGCTTGGAATTTGGTTGTTGGTCTATTTTTTCATCGCCAACTTCCTGAACAATCTGTCCTCTTACGAGGTTTTCGTCGGATGTTGGCTGGGGACACTCGTGGCGACCATGCTGATGGATTGGCGTTCCTTCCGGGACCCGCACCGCGCCCAACGCGTGATTGTCACACGCACCTTGGTTGCCGGTGCGATCGGCGGTTTGGTCTCCGGAGCGAGTGGTTGGGCATTGGGGATGTATGTCGTCATTCTGGACTTCGCCATCCTTTCGATGGCCGCCACGATGGCGGCGGCGATCACCGTTCAGTTGACGTCGATTTGGGTGGAACCAGACCAGTTTTCACCGAACCGCCATGAGACGACCGGGACAGCTGCGTCGGTCGATGACACCCCGTCCGAGGCACATGGTTTAGATCCCGCCAATTCCTCCACACCACCAACTGCCGAGCGAGTTTCATGA